Proteins from a genomic interval of Xanthomonas sp. AM6:
- a CDS encoding acyl-CoA dehydrogenase: MSIVAPFLVLLLAGAFAAYHRMRLAVWAALSATLLVACWLLGASHTATLVAAVLLALVAVPLLLPFVRKPLLTAPMLKVFRKVLPPLSQTERIALETGSVGFEGELFTGDPDWQKLLNYPKPQLTAEEQAFLDGPVEELCRMTNDWEITHVHADLPPELWSFIKKHKFFGMIIPKEYGGLGFSALAHHKVIQKIASVSSVVSSTVGVPNSLGPGELLLHYGSKEQKDYYLPRLAVGQEVPCFGLTGPFAGSDATSIPDYGIVCKGEWNGANVLGVKLTFDKRYITLAPVATLVGLAFRMYDPDGLIGDTKDIGITLALLPRETPGVEIGRRHFPLNSPFQNGPIHGREVFIPLSQLIGGVDMVGKGWNMLNECLAVGRSITLPSTASGGAKYGAIVTGAYARIRKQFGLSVGRFEGVEEALARIGGKAYAISALSQATAAAVDRGDVPSVPSAIAKYHCTTMSREVISDVMDVVGGKGIILGPRNFAGRSWQAAPIAITVEGANIMTRSLLIFGQGAILCHPWVMKEMKAAGNPDHKAGVDEFDRNLFGHIGFAISNAVRSLWFGLTAARIGAAPGDAYTRRFFRKLDRYSANLALMADVSMLMLGGKLKFKESLSGRLGDVLSHIYMTSAMLKRYHDDGAPATDQPLLAWAFHDSVHKIELALSAALRNFPIRPVGWLMWALIFPWGRRAEAPGDRLGHRVAALLMTPNEARDRLGQGVFLTPCENNPGGRIASYLTKAVLAEPVERKFLKALKSKGIEALDFASQLDEAVREGVLSADERRQLEELREITMDTISVDDFDADELRSASYYHRATAGDDHSREAA, translated from the coding sequence ATGAGCATCGTCGCACCCTTCCTCGTGTTGTTGCTGGCAGGCGCCTTCGCCGCCTATCACCGCATGCGGCTCGCCGTCTGGGCCGCGCTGAGCGCCACGCTGCTGGTCGCGTGCTGGCTGCTCGGCGCCAGCCACACCGCCACCCTCGTCGCCGCGGTGCTGCTGGCGCTGGTCGCGGTGCCGCTGCTGCTGCCGTTCGTGCGCAAGCCGCTGCTGACCGCGCCGATGCTCAAGGTGTTCCGCAAGGTGCTGCCGCCGCTGTCGCAGACCGAGCGCATCGCGCTGGAAACCGGTTCGGTCGGCTTCGAGGGCGAACTGTTCACCGGCGACCCGGACTGGCAGAAGCTGCTCAATTATCCGAAGCCGCAGCTCACCGCCGAGGAGCAGGCGTTCCTGGACGGCCCGGTGGAAGAGCTGTGCCGGATGACCAATGACTGGGAGATCACCCACGTCCACGCCGACCTGCCGCCGGAACTGTGGAGCTTCATCAAGAAGCACAAGTTCTTCGGCATGATCATTCCGAAGGAGTACGGCGGCCTGGGCTTCTCCGCGCTGGCCCACCACAAGGTGATCCAGAAGATCGCCTCGGTGTCGAGCGTGGTCAGCTCCACCGTCGGCGTGCCGAACTCGCTGGGCCCGGGCGAACTGCTGCTGCACTACGGCTCCAAGGAGCAGAAGGACTACTACCTGCCGCGCCTGGCGGTGGGCCAGGAAGTGCCGTGCTTCGGCCTGACCGGCCCGTTCGCCGGCTCCGACGCGACCTCGATCCCCGACTACGGCATCGTCTGCAAGGGCGAGTGGAACGGCGCCAACGTGCTCGGCGTCAAGCTGACCTTCGACAAGCGCTACATCACCCTGGCGCCGGTAGCGACGCTGGTCGGCCTGGCGTTCCGCATGTACGACCCGGACGGCCTGATCGGCGACACCAAGGACATCGGCATCACCCTGGCGCTGCTGCCGCGCGAGACGCCCGGCGTGGAGATCGGCCGCCGCCACTTCCCGCTCAACTCGCCGTTCCAGAACGGCCCGATCCACGGCCGCGAGGTGTTCATCCCGCTCAGCCAGCTGATCGGCGGCGTGGACATGGTCGGCAAGGGCTGGAACATGCTCAACGAGTGCCTGGCCGTGGGCCGCTCGATCACCCTGCCCTCCACCGCCAGCGGCGGCGCCAAGTACGGCGCGATCGTCACCGGCGCCTACGCGCGCATCCGCAAGCAATTCGGCCTGTCGGTCGGCCGCTTCGAGGGCGTGGAAGAGGCGCTGGCGCGGATCGGCGGCAAGGCCTATGCGATCAGCGCGCTGTCGCAGGCCACCGCCGCGGCGGTGGACCGCGGCGACGTGCCGTCGGTGCCGTCGGCGATCGCCAAGTACCACTGCACCACGATGAGCCGCGAAGTGATCAGCGACGTGATGGACGTGGTCGGCGGCAAGGGCATCATCCTCGGGCCGCGCAACTTCGCCGGCCGCAGCTGGCAGGCCGCGCCGATCGCGATCACCGTGGAAGGCGCCAACATCATGACCCGCAGCCTGCTGATCTTCGGCCAGGGCGCGATCCTGTGCCATCCGTGGGTGATGAAGGAGATGAAGGCCGCCGGCAATCCGGACCACAAGGCCGGCGTCGACGAGTTCGACCGCAACCTGTTCGGCCACATCGGCTTTGCGATCTCCAACGCGGTGCGCTCGCTGTGGTTCGGCCTGACCGCCGCGCGCATCGGCGCCGCGCCGGGCGATGCCTATACCCGCCGCTTCTTCCGCAAGCTGGACCGCTACTCGGCGAACCTGGCGCTGATGGCCGACGTGTCGATGCTGATGCTCGGCGGCAAGCTCAAGTTCAAGGAATCGCTGTCCGGCCGCCTGGGCGACGTGCTGAGCCACATCTACATGACCAGCGCGATGCTCAAGCGCTACCACGACGACGGCGCGCCGGCGACCGACCAGCCGCTGCTGGCCTGGGCGTTCCACGACAGCGTGCACAAGATCGAACTGGCGCTGTCGGCGGCGCTGCGCAACTTCCCGATCCGCCCGGTGGGCTGGCTGATGTGGGCGCTGATCTTCCCGTGGGGCCGCCGCGCCGAGGCGCCGGGCGACCGCCTGGGCCACCGCGTCGCCGCGCTGCTGATGACCCCGAACGAAGCCCGCGACCGCCTCGGCCAGGGCGTGTTCCTGACCCCGTGCGAGAACAATCCGGGCGGGCGCATCGCCAGCTACCTGACCAAGGCGGTGCTGGCCGAGCCGGTCGAGCGCAAGTTCCTGAAGGCGCTCAAGAGCAAGGGCATCGAGGCGCTGGACTTCGCCTCGCAGCTGGACGAGGCGGTGCGCGAAGGCGTGCTGTCGGCCGACGAGCGCCGCCAGCTGGAAGAACTGCGCGAGATCACCATGGACACGATCAGCGTGGACGACTTCGACGCCGACGAACTGCGTTCGGCCAGCTACTACCACCGCGCCACGGCCGGCGACGACCATTCGCGCGAAGCGGCCTGA